The following proteins come from a genomic window of Alnus glutinosa chromosome 10, dhAlnGlut1.1, whole genome shotgun sequence:
- the LOC133879789 gene encoding putative disease resistance protein RGA4 yields MAEQILFGTAERIMETFGSLAANEIGLLWGVEDELQHLKNTVSTIKAVLLDAEEKQAAGNHQVTDWLEKLEDAIYEADDLLDAVSTEALRREILTHHKKAKQVRIFFSKSNQFVYCLKMAHKIKAIRDKLDAINNDKQGFHLEVRLVETRVGGSRDNTHSFVRAEAVIGRDDDKKAVIHRLLDSNVEDNVSILPIVSIGGLGKTTLAQLIFNDDQIQNHFQLQMWVCVSDPFHVKNIVENILEAATKKKPEPAQMNTLVSKLKEEIDGKKYLLVLDDVWNEDHGKWFELKELLMGGASGSRILVTTRSEKVARISETVPLHSLKGLKEDDSWSLLKQLAFEKGKEPEETSSIAAVGKEILKKCSGVPLAIRTIGSLLRFKNSEVEWSSFKNNELSKIPQNATDIIPTLKLSYHHLPSHLKHCFAYCSLFPKDHWFDKSKLIQLWIAQGFVKSCDDQNRCLEEVGNEYFMDLLWRSFFQEAKTNDFGDVICCKMHDLMHDLAISVAGSLITTLDDKKRNLHEKTRHVSVVDYYGFDASSITASLCKASSMRTFLCNPTSFFIYRSPPPTVVNFLDCEAIFSSSKFLRVLDLHGRNHELLPSSIGKLKHLRYLDLSDNENLMKLPNCITKLQNLQTLKVRFCKNLKELPSSIGELKHLRYLDLFYNKNLKKLPNSMSRLLNLQKLTLSYCSMLEELPKDMKELVNLRHLKIDQCNRLTYMPRGLGLLTNLQTLSKFVVHKDPLSQHSSGLKELEGLNNLRGDLDIENLRHGKDGASECKEANLKAKQHLHGLSLQWSTEGGVNASDVIVDDEMLLEVLQPHPNLKTLCLSYNLGSRLPSWLLSLTNLVTLRLDGCTKCQYLPSLSQLPSLKDLSLYSMDAMEYISDSGDNNEFSSSFFLSLKIIELSFCRNLKGWWRRRDSSVEVNSDSQNSIENTEHPLLPSFPCLSQLQISSCDMLTSMPTFPHLKDLSLTGTSLKPLQQTMMMNMGAPQSPTSKATASSSSTPLSKLKSITLDSIKDLETLPEEGLKNLTSLKSLTIRGCNKLNSLSQGIQHLAALQELDLFGCPELELANVEDEMQWQGLKSLLSLHFSSLPKLVSLPLGLQHGTTLQKLLISNCKNLTAIPEWIRNCTSLQVLEIDGCSSLTSLPEGMRSLTSLQRLKIKNSPNLLRRCQREAGEDWPKIAHIPELELQ; encoded by the coding sequence ATGGCCGAACAAATTCTCTTCGGCACTGCCGAGCGAATCATGGAGACTTTCGGCTCTTTGGCTGCCAATGAGATCGGACTGCTCTGGGGCGTCGAAGATGAGCTTCAACACCTGAAGAACACTGTTTCAACAATCAAAGCTGTGCTTCTGGATGCGGAAGAAAAACAGGCTGCTGGGAACCATCAAGTCACAGATTGGCTCGAAAAGTTAGAAGATGCCATTTATGAAGCGGATGACTTGCTGGATGCTGTTTCCACTGAAGCTTTACGAAGGGAAATACTGACTCACCATAAGAAGGCCAAACAGGTACGCATTTTCTTCTCCAAATCAAACCAGTTTGTCTATTGTCTTAAAATGGCCCATAAGATTAAGGCCATCAGAGACAAGCTAGATGCCATCAACAACGATAAGCAGGGGTTCCACTTGGAAGTACGCCTTGTGGAGACACGAGTCGGGGGAAGTAGGGATAACACTCATTCTTTTGTACGTGCGGAAGCAGTTATTGGTCGAGACGATGATAAGAAGGCTGTTATCCACCGTCTGCTGGACTCCAACGTTGAAGACAATGTTTCAATCCTTCCAATTGTTTCCATCGGTGGATTGGGAAAGACTACACTCGCTCAACTCATATTCAACGAtgaccaaattcaaaaccattTTCAGCTCCAAATGTGGGTGTGTGTCTCTGATCCCTTTCACGttaaaaatattgttgaaaATATCTTAGAAGCTGCAACAAAGAAGAAACCAGAACCCGCTCAAATGAATACGTTGGTAAGTAAACTTAAAGAAGAAATCGATGGAAAGAAATACTTGCTCGTGCTGGATGACGTGTGGAATGAGGATCATGGGAAATGGTTTGAATTGAAAGAATTGCTGATGGGTGGTGCAAGTGGCAGTAGAATATTAGTGACTACACGCAGTGAAAAGGTTGCAAGGATTAGCGAGACAGTTCCATTACATTCCTTAAAGGGTTTAAAGGAAGACGATTCATGGTCTTTATTGAAGCAACTGGCATTTGAGAAAGGAAAAGAGCCGGAGGAGACTTCAAGCATCGCAGCAGTTGGGAAGGAGATACTAAAGAAGTGTTCTGGCGTCCCGCTGGCCATAAGGACAATTGGAAGTTTACTGCGCTTCAAAAATTCAGAAGTAGAGTGGTCgtcttttaagaataatgaactctcaaaaatacctcaaaatgcAACTGACATCATACCAACTCTGAAGCTGAGTTATCATCATCTTCCTTCACATTTGAAGCACTGCTTTGCTTATTGCAGTTTGTTTCCAAAAGATCACTGGTTTGATAAATCAAAACTTATTCAGCTCTGGATAGCACAAGGGTTTGTCAAGTCATGTGATGATCAAAACCGATGCTTGGAAGAGGTTGGTAATGAGTATTTTATGGATTTACTATGGAGATCATTCTTTCAAGAAGCTAAAACAAATGACTTTGGTGACGTAATTTGTTGCAAAATGCATGACCTCATGCATGATCTTGCCATATCAGTGGCAGGATCGTTAATTACCACATTAGATGATAAGAAGAGAAACCTTCATGAGAAAACTCGTCATGTATCTGTTGTTGATTACTACGGTTTCGATGCCTCATCAATTACAGCATCATTGTGTAAAGCAAGTAGCATGCGAACATTTCTTTGTAATCCCACTTCCTTCTTCATATATCGTTCCCCCCCTCCCACTGTCGTCAACTTTTTAGATTGTGAAGCAATTTTTTCGAGTTCCAAGTTTTTGCGCGTGCTGGACCTGCACGGGAGAAATCATGAACTTTTGCCAAGCTCTATTGGGAAGTTGAAGCACTTAAGATATCTTGATCTTTCTGATAACGAGAATCTCATGAAGCTACCCAATTGTATAACCAAGTTGCAGAATTTGCAGACACTAAAAGTCCGATTTTGTAAAAATCTTAAAGAATTGCCAAGCTCTATTGGTGAGTTAAAGCATTTAAGATATCTTGATCTTTTTTATAACAAGAATCTCAAGAAACTACCCAATTCTATGTCCAGGTTGCTGAATTTGCAGAAGCTAACACTCTCATATTGTTCAATGCTTGAAGAATTGCCAAAAGACATGAAAGAATTAGTCAATCTCAGGCATCTTAAGATAGATCAATGTAATCGGTTGACTTATATGCCACGTGGATTGGGGCTACTCACTAATCTCCAGACGTTATCAAAGTTTGTGGTCCACAAGGATCCTCTCTCTCAGCATAGCAGTGGGTTAAAAGAACTAGAGGGACTAAATAACCTGAGAGGAGACTTAGATATTGAAAATCTGAGACATGGAAAAGATGGTGCGTCAGAATGTAAGGAAGCAAATTTAAAAGCGAAGCAACATCTTCATGGTTTGTCTTTACAGTGGAGTACTGAAGGAGGTGTCAATGCTTCAGAcgttattgttgatgatgagATGTTATTGGAAGTCCTCCAACCGCATCCAAATCTGAAAACGCTTTGTTTATCATACAATTTGGGTTCAAGGCTTCCAAGTTGGCTTTTGTCACTCACAAATCTTGTTACATTGCGATTAGATGGGTGTACGAAATGCCAATACCTACCATCATTGAGTCAACTGCCTTCTCTCAAAGATCTTAGCCTTTACTCAATGGATGCTATGGAGTACATATCAGACAGTGGTGACAACAATgagttctcttcttcttttttcctatcTCTCAAGATAATCGAACTCTCTTTTTGCCGTAATCTCAAGgggtggtggaggaggagggaTTCTTCTGTGGAGGTCAATAGTGATAGTCAGAATTCCATTGAAAATACAGAGCATCCTTTACTCCCTTCCTTTCCTTGTCTCTCACAATTACAAATCTCGAGTTGCGATATGTTGACTTCCATGCCAACGTTTCCACATCTTAAAGACTTGAGCCTAACTGGTACTAGCTTGAAGCCACTACAACAGACAATGATGATGAATATGGGAGCACCGCAAAGCCCAACGTCAAAAGCAACAGCCTCCTCTTCATCCACTCCTCTCTCGAAATTGAAGTCTATAACTCTAGATTCCATTAAAGATCTAGAAACTCTGCCAGAGGAGGGGTTGAAGAACCTCACTTCTCTCAAGTCTTTAACGATACGGGGATGCAATAAATTAAATTCTCTCTCCCAAGGTATACAACATCTCGCTGCTCTTCAAGAACTGGATCTTTTTGGTTGTCCTGAGCTTGAGCTAGCCAATGTTGAGGATGAGATGCAATGGCAAGGTCTTAAGAGCCTCCTCTCTTTGCACTTTTCAAGTCTTCCGAAATTGGTTTCTCTCCCGTTGGGGCTTCAACATGGGACCACTCTACAAAAGCTCCTGATTTCAAATTGTAAAAACTTGACGGCTATACCAGAATGGATCCGCAACTGCACATCACTTCAAGTCCTTGAAATTGATGGATGCTCCAGTTTAACATCATTGCCCGAAGGAATGCGTAGCCTAACCTCTTTGCAGAGGctgaaaattaaaaactctCCCAACTTATTGCGAAGATGCCAGAGGGAAGCGGGTGAGGATTGGCCCAAGATTGCTCACATCCCAGAGTTGGAATTACAGTAA
- the LOC133879095 gene encoding putative disease resistance protein RGA4: MAEQLLFGPAQQIIETLGSLVANEIALLWRLEDELQSLIDTVSKIQAVLLNAEEKNAAGNHQVRDWLGRLEDAMYDADDLLDDVSTDTLQKEILTRDKTAKQVSIFFSKSNQLFYRLKMARKIKAMRERVDFIYAERDRLHLEAAIHRLLDSSVEDNVSILPIVAIGGLGKTTLAQLIFNDDQIQNHFELQMWVCVSDPFHVKNIVEKILKDATKNKPQPVEMNMLVGKLKEKIDGKKYLLVLDDVWNEDRENWSELKEVLTGGASGSRMLVTTCSEKVARISGTVEPYFLKGLKEDALWSLLKQLAFEKGKEPEDNSSIAAVGREILKKCSGVPLAIRTIGSVLSFKNSEVEWSSFKQNELSKITKNENDIVPTLKLSYNHLPSHSKHCFTYCSFFSKDHWFDKSGLIQLWKAQWFVKSCDDQN; encoded by the exons ATGGCCGAACAACTTCTCTTCGGCCCTGCCCAGCAAATCATTGAGACTTTGGGCTCACTGGTTGCCAATGAGATCGCATTGCTTTGGCGTCTCGAAGATGAGCTTCAAAGCTTGATCGACACCGTTTCAAAAATCCAAGCTGTGCTTCTCAATGCGGAGGAGAAAAACGCTGCTGGGAACCATCAAGTCAGAGATTGGCTCGGAAGGCTAGAAGATGCCATGTATGATGCGGATGACTTGCTGGATGATGTTTCCACTGACACTCTACAGAAGGAAATACTGACCCGTGATAAGACGGCCAAACAGGtaagcattttcttttctaaatcaaaCCAGCTTTTCTATCGTCTTAAAATGGCCCGTAAGATTAAGGCCATGAGAGAGAGGGTAGATTTCATCTACGCCGAGAGGGACAGATTGCACTTGGAG GCTGCTATCCACCGCCTGTTGGACTCCAGCGTTGAAGACAATGTTTCAATCCTTCCAATTGTTGCCATCGGTGGATTAGGAAAGACTACTCTCGCTCAACTCATTTTCAACGAtgaccaaatccaaaaccaTTTTGAGCTCCAAATGTGGGTGTGTGTCTCTGATCCCTTCCACGttaaaaatattgttgaaaaaatcttaaaagatGCAACAAAGAATAAACCACAACCCGTTGAAATGAATATGTTGGTAGgtaaacttaaagaaaaaatcGATGGAAAGAAATACTTGCTCGTGTTGGATGACGTGTGGAATGAGGATCGTGAAAATTGGTCTGAATTGAAAGAAGTGCTGACGGGTGGTGCAAGCGGCAGTAGAATGTTAGTGACTACATGCAGTGAAAAGGTTGCAAGGATTAGCGGGACAGTTGaaccatattttttaaaaggtttaAAGGAAGACGCGTTATGGTCTTTATTGAAGCAACTGGCATTTGAGAAAGGAAAAGAGCCGGAGGACAATTCAAGCATCGCAGCAGTTGGGAGGGAGATACTAAAAAAGTGTTCTGGTGTCCCGCTGGCCATAAGGACAATTGGAAGTGTGCTAAGCTTTAAAAATTCAGAAGTAGAGTGGTCGTCTTTTAAGCAGAATGAACTCTCAAAAATAACTAAGAATGAAAATGACATTGTACCAACTCTGAAGCTGAGTTATAATCATCTTCCTTCACATTCGAAGCACTGTTTTActtattgtagttttttttcgAAAGATCACTGGTTTGATAAATCAGGATTGATTCAGCTCTGGAAGGCACAATGGTTTGTCAAGTCATGTGATGATCAAAACTGA